A part of Acipenser ruthenus chromosome 50, fAciRut3.2 maternal haplotype, whole genome shotgun sequence genomic DNA contains:
- the LOC131722004 gene encoding E-selectin-like: MVWPEAWQYCRDRYTDLVSLTSLAAQNRVSELVRNSTASRFWIGLHRTVVYDNWYWVAGKDKKARLNYTNWAPGEPNNPYYEHCGEMVLREDGGAEWNDLCCYEQLPFICFKD; the protein is encoded by the coding sequence ATGGTCTGGCCGGAGGCTTGGCAGTACTGCAGGGATCGCTACACTGACCTAGTGAGCCTCACAAGCCTGGCTGCACAGAACAGAGTGTCGGAGCTCGTCAGGAACAGCACTGCATCGCGATTCTGGATCGGCCTGCACAGAACTGTTGTGTATGATAACTGGTACTGGGTTGCTGGTAAGGATAAGAAGGCCCGTCTAAACTACACTAACTGGGCCCCCGGGGAGCCCAACAATCCTTACTATGAGCACTGTGGGGAGATGGTGCTGCGGGAGGATGGGGGGGCTGAGTGGAATGATCTGTGCTGCTATGAACagctcccctttatctgtttcaaagattaa